GCTTGACGGCCCGCATGAACGGCTGCGGCCCCAGGAAATAGGCGTCGATGTCGCGCGAGGCTGGCAGCCAGTCATTCAGCTGCTCTTTATTCAGCAAGCCGACGGCGTCCGGCGCACCTTGCTCATCGCCATGTTCCGCGTAGCAGTAATAGCGTTTCAATTGCGGATGCTGCGCGGCCAGTGCGTCGATCTGCGCGCGGAACGCATGCACGCCGTGGTTGCGCGCCGCATGGATGAAGTGCACGGAACGCTTGCCGCGCAGGGCCGCCGTCAGCATGGCCAGGGTCGGCGTGATGCCCACGCCGCCGCTGATCAGCACCAGCGGCTTGTCGCTCTCCGTCAGCACGAAGTCGCCCGATGGCGGCGTCAACTGTACGGTGTCGCCCGCCTGCACGTGGTCGTGAAAATGGTTCGACACCTTGCCACCCGCTTCGCGCTTGACGCTGATGCGGTAGGTCTGGCCATTGCTGGCGGCCGACAAGGAGTACTGGCGGCGCATGGGCAAGCCATCGACCGTGACCAGCACGCCGATGTACTGGCCCGGTGCAAAGTCGAGCACGGGCTGGCCATCGGCGGGCGCCAGCAGGAAGGAGGTGATCTCGCCGCTTTCCACCGTCTTGCTGCGCACTACAAAGTCGCGCGCGCCGCTCCAGCCACCCGGCGCGGCCGCCTGCGCCTTGTAGATGCGCCCTTCTTCGCCGGCCAAAATATCTGCCAGCTGGCCGTAGGCCGCGCCCCAGGCGTCGATGACGGCGTCGCTGGCGACTTCGACGCCCAGCACTTCGCGGATCGCCTGCAGCAAGCTGGCGCCGACGAGCGGATAGTGCTCGGCGCGGATCTGCAAGGCCACGTGCTTGTTGACGATGGTGACCACCAGGCCGCCCAGCGCTGCCAGCTGGTCGATATGTTTGGCATACATCAGCACGCCATTGGCCAGCGCGCGCTGCTGGTCGCCGCTGTGCTGGTGCGCCTGGTTAAAGTACGGCAGCACTTCGGGATGGTCGCGGAACAGATTCTTGTAGAAGTGGCGCGTCAGCGCTTCGCCGCCCTGTTCGAGGATGGGGACGGTGGCCGTGATGATGGCGCGTTGTTCTTGGGTCAGCATGTAAAACTCCTGTGTATATTTGTAAGCGTTCTCAGGCCAGCGTTTCAACGGCTGGATACAACTCATGGTCTTCGCGGCGCATGCGCTGGAACAGCGCGTGCAGCACGGTATTGGCTTCGCTGCGGAAGGCTTCCGGTTCGGCTTCCAGGCGCACGGGCGTATTCCAGCGG
Above is a genomic segment from Janthinobacterium sp. 64 containing:
- the hmpA gene encoding NO-inducible flavohemoprotein; this translates as MLTQEQRAIITATVPILEQGGEALTRHFYKNLFRDHPEVLPYFNQAHQHSGDQQRALANGVLMYAKHIDQLAALGGLVVTIVNKHVALQIRAEHYPLVGASLLQAIREVLGVEVASDAVIDAWGAAYGQLADILAGEEGRIYKAQAAAPGGWSGARDFVVRSKTVESGEITSFLLAPADGQPVLDFAPGQYIGVLVTVDGLPMRRQYSLSAASNGQTYRISVKREAGGKVSNHFHDHVQAGDTVQLTPPSGDFVLTESDKPLVLISGGVGITPTLAMLTAALRGKRSVHFIHAARNHGVHAFRAQIDALAAQHPQLKRYYCYAEHGDEQGAPDAVGLLNKEQLNDWLPASRDIDAYFLGPQPFMRAVKQYLRELGVPERQTHHEFFGPAAALN